The following coding sequences are from one Chelonoidis abingdonii isolate Lonesome George chromosome 4, CheloAbing_2.0, whole genome shotgun sequence window:
- the FMOD gene encoding fibromodulin, which yields MRFCTMHWASILIVAGLCGVSLGQYEDEEDMYWLHQYLRSQALSYNYMPYYEDEGPPYPYVPPGSSFAEPILEPVSRECPQECDCPPNFSTALYCDSRNLKYLPFVPSRMKYVYFQNNQITTVQEGAFDNATTLEWIALHGNQLTSEKMGKRVFAKLKNLERLYLDNNNLTKMPSPLPRSLRELHLAYNQITRIPSNALEGLENLTALYLSHNQIHDIGASFKGLKSLILVDLSYNHLRKVPDGLPSSLEQLYLEHNYIYTIPDEYFKVSPKLLYIRLSHNSLTNDGLSSNTFNTSSILELDLSYNRLQKIPRVSTNLENLYLQGNQINEFSISSFCTVIDIMNFSKLQVLRLDGNEIQRNAVPPDAPLCLRRAAVIEI from the exons ATGAGGTTCTGCACAATGCACTGGGCTTCCATCCTGATAGTTGCTGGGCTGTGTGGGGTCTCCCTGGGCCAGTATGAAGATGAAGAAGATATGTACTGGTTGCATCAGTaccttcgcagccaggcattgtCCTATAACTACATGCCATACTACGAGGATGAGGGCCCCCCTTACCCTTATGTCCCGCCTGGGTCCTCCTTTGCAGAGCCCATCCTTGAGCCTGTTTCCCGGGAATGCCCCCAGGAGTGCGACTGCCCCCCCAACTTCTCCACAGCGTTGTACTGCGACAGCCGCAACCTGAAGTACCTTCCCTTTGTGCCTTCCAGGATGAAATATGTGTACTTCCAGAACAACCAGATCACCACTGTCCAAGAGGGGGCTTTCGACAATGCCACAACGCTGGAATGGATTGCGCTGCATGGCAACCAGCTAACCAGTGAGAAGATGGGCAAGAGGGTCTTTGCCAAGCTCAAGAACCTGGAGAGGTTGTATCTGGATAACAACAACCTGACCAAgatgcccagccccctgcccaggtcCCTGAGAGAACTCCACCTGGCTTACAATCAGATCACCAGGATCCCATCCAATGCTCTGGAGGGTTTGGAGAACCTTACCGCCCTGTATCTCAGCCACAACCAGATCCATGATATAGGAGCATCTTTCAAAGGATTAAAGTCCTTGATCCTTGTTGACCTGAGCTACAATCACCTCAGAAAGGTCCCCGATGGCCTCCCAAGCTCTCTGGAACAGCTCTACCTAGAGCACAACTAcatctacaccatccctgatgAGTATTTCAAAGTATCCCCCAAGCTGCTCTATATCAGGCTGTCCCACAACAGCCTGACCAACGATGGACtctcctccaacaccttcaacACCAGCAGCATCCTAGAGCTGGATCTGTCTTATAACAGGCTCCAGAAGATCCCCCGGGTTAGCACCAACCTCGAGAATCTGTATCTCCAAGGGAACCAAATCAATG AATTCTCCATCAGCAGCTTCTGCACAGTCATCGACATCATGAACTTTTCCAAGCTCCAGGTCTTGCGGCTGGATGGGAATGAGATCCAACGGAACGCGGTGCCGCCAGAtgctcccctctgcctgaggcGTGCTGCCGTCATTGAGATTTAa